The Chloracidobacterium sp. genome contains the following window.
GATTCCCAACCGAGTGTTTGTCGAAATGAAAATTTACGTCCCTTAGTAATGACTATCCAAGCAAAAAGCAATGTCAGAAGATGTGCCGGAATAATCGCCAATACCTGCAGAAAGATCGCCGTCTTGTCTGTTTGGGCAAATTCGACCATTGCGGTGTTGTCGGTGATCGGCGGGTCGAGCGTAAGCAAATACGGTAAAAGGGTGATCCCCGGCAAGACGATAATTAGAATCACACTTATCACCCATCCGCCGAAAGCCGCGGGTAGACCCCAGGGTGGATCGTTAGGCGAGTTACGTGGAGCGTCCGTCGGTGCCGTGGGGATTGGCAACTGCGAATAAAAGTTTGTTTCGTCTTGGTTATGCACGAAGAAGAGTTTAGCCAAAAGACCGTTCACTTCCAAGTTCGTGATTCCCGAATTGAATCTGGACCGGATTCGCGGTAGTCTATTCTCCCGTGGAGCAACACGGGAAAAATCAACATAATTTGATCGTAGCTATTATCCCGGCGAGGTACGCGTCAACGCGTTTGCCCGGCAAGCTTCTTATTGAAGTCGCCGGTAAACCGTTGATAATCCATACGTTACAACAGGCTTTGAAGGCCAAGACAGTTGATCGAGTAATTGTGGCGACCGATGATCAGCGAATACTCGATGCGGTTTGCCGATTCGGTGGCGAGTCCGTGATGACCTCACACGAGCATTCGACGGGCAGTGACCGGATCGCGGAGGTTGCCGCAGGATTACCCCAGAAAACGATTGTCGTTAACGTGCAGGGTGACGAACCGGTGATCTCGCCGAATACGATCGATCTCGCCGTCGAGGCGATGCTGGCGGATCCGGAGTGCGACATTGTTACCACTTGTGAAGCGATCGCCGACATAAGCGATGTATTGAGTCCGGATGTTGTAAAAGTCGTCGTCGACCACAGTGGCAGAGCTTTGTACTTCTCTCGTTC
Protein-coding sequences here:
- the kdsB gene encoding 3-deoxy-manno-octulosonate cytidylyltransferase, encoding MIVAIIPARYASTRLPGKLLIEVAGKPLIIHTLQQALKAKTVDRVIVATDDQRILDAVCRFGGESVMTSHEHSTGSDRIAEVAAGLPQKTIVVNVQGDEPVISPNTIDLAVEAMLADPECDIVTTCEAIADISDVLSPDVVKVVVDHSGRALYFSRSPIPYPREAVIRDGSIEAALNSDSGLLSSFRKHTGMYVYRREYLLGLCKMRQSVLERSEMLEQLRAMENGAKIRVIEVVDPSIGVDNVDDLARVRRLIESDG